Proteins from one Xenorhabdus griffiniae genomic window:
- the ftsE gene encoding cell division ATP-binding protein FtsE gives MIRFEQVSKAYLGGRQALQGVDFHLLPGEMAFLTGHSGAGKSTLLKLICGIERPSAGHIWFSGHDISRLKSREIPFLRRQIGMIFQDHHLLLDRTVYENVAMPLIISGASAEDIRRRVSAALDKVGLLDKAKNFPIQLSGGEQQRVGIARAVVNKPTVLLADEPTGNLDGALSEGIMRLFEEFNRVGVTVLMATHDTALIERRKYRILTLNQGRMQGGHHG, from the coding sequence ATGATTCGCTTTGAACAGGTCAGTAAAGCCTATCTGGGAGGGCGGCAGGCGCTGCAAGGGGTGGATTTTCATCTACTTCCAGGAGAAATGGCATTCTTAACCGGTCATTCAGGGGCCGGTAAAAGTACACTTTTGAAACTTATCTGTGGTATTGAACGCCCTAGCGCAGGCCATATTTGGTTTTCTGGTCATGACATTAGCCGATTAAAATCCCGTGAGATCCCTTTTCTGCGCCGTCAGATCGGCATGATTTTTCAGGATCATCACCTGCTTTTGGATCGTACCGTATACGAGAATGTCGCTATGCCGCTGATCATCTCAGGGGCAAGTGCTGAAGACATTCGGCGACGGGTATCTGCAGCGTTGGATAAGGTCGGCTTACTGGACAAAGCGAAAAACTTCCCCATTCAGCTTTCCGGTGGAGAACAACAGCGTGTTGGTATCGCTCGTGCGGTGGTGAATAAGCCAACCGTGTTGCTGGCAGATGAACCGACGGGAAATTTGGATGGGGCATTATCAGAGGGGATCATGCGTCTGTTTGAAGAATTTAACCGAGTCGGCGTGACGGTTCTGATGGCTACCCATGATACAGCCCTCATTGAACGAAGAAAATATCGTATCTTGACTCTGAATCAGGGACGTATGCAAGGAGGACATCATGGCTAA
- the ftsX gene encoding permease-like cell division protein FtsX translates to MAKYVRHSAKKTHSPKSKSLKGGWRVQWRYAWKSTLSDMFRQPLATLLTVMVIAISLTLPSVFYIVWKNVNQAVMQWYPIPQLTVYLDKSLNDNSVKQVIDQLKNMDGVKSVNYLSRDEAVNEFRAWSGFASALDLLEENPLPAVAIVSPKLNFQDSQALTTLRDQVAQIKGIEEVRMDDSWFARLTALADLVGRIAAVIGILMVVALLLVIGNSVRLSIFSRRETINVMKLIGATDGFILRPFLNGGALLGILGAIFSLILSSLLVWKLSNVVTEVASVFGTSFILHGLEWDESLLLVLISGMIGWIAAWFATIQHLRRFRPE, encoded by the coding sequence ATGGCTAAGTATGTCCGTCATTCAGCGAAAAAAACACACTCCCCAAAATCCAAATCATTAAAAGGGGGATGGCGTGTACAGTGGCGTTATGCGTGGAAAAGTACGCTGTCCGATATGTTCCGCCAACCGTTGGCAACGTTGCTGACAGTTATGGTGATAGCGATTTCCCTGACCTTGCCGAGTGTGTTCTATATTGTTTGGAAAAACGTCAATCAAGCAGTGATGCAGTGGTATCCCATTCCACAACTCACGGTCTATTTGGATAAGTCACTGAATGACAATAGCGTCAAACAGGTTATTGATCAGTTGAAAAATATGGATGGGGTGAAATCGGTCAATTACCTTTCCCGTGACGAAGCCGTAAACGAATTTCGTGCGTGGTCAGGTTTTGCCAGCGCGCTCGATTTGCTGGAAGAAAATCCTTTGCCGGCGGTTGCCATCGTTTCTCCTAAATTGAATTTCCAGGATTCTCAGGCGCTAACAACATTGCGCGATCAAGTTGCGCAGATTAAAGGCATTGAAGAAGTCAGGATGGATGATAGCTGGTTTGCCCGTTTGACCGCGTTGGCTGACCTTGTAGGCAGAATTGCAGCGGTGATAGGTATTTTGATGGTGGTTGCACTGCTCTTGGTCATCGGTAATAGTGTCCGGCTGAGCATCTTTAGCCGTCGTGAGACGATTAATGTCATGAAGTTGATTGGGGCAACGGATGGTTTTATTTTGCGTCCTTTCCTCAATGGTGGAGCTTTATTGGGGATTTTGGGCGCAATATTCTCCTTAATCCTCTCTTCCCTGCTGGTGTGGAAACTTTCCAATGTGGTCACAGAAGTGGCGAGTGTTTTCGGTACTAGCTTTATACTGCATGGTTTGGAGTGGGATGAATCACTCTTGTTAGTGCTTATTTCAGGTATGATTGGTTGGATAGCTGCATGGTTTGCGACAATTCAGCATTTACGTCGTTTTAGGCCAGAATAA
- the rpoH gene encoding RNA polymerase sigma factor RpoH, whose product MTKEMQTLALVPQGSLEGYIRASNAYPMLSAEEEKELAERLHYQGDLDAAKKLILSHLRFVVHIARSYAGYGLPQADLIQEGNIGLMKAVRRFNPEVGVRLVSFAVHWIKAEIHEYVLRNWRIVKVATTKAQRKLFFNLRKAKQRLGWFNQDEIELVAKELGVTSKDVREMESRMSAQDMAFDMSSDDDNHDSQPVAPVLYLQDKASDFADGIEEDNWETHAADKLSVAMEGLDERSQDIIRSRWLDDDNKTTLQELADKYGVSAERVRQLEKNAMKKLRLAIEA is encoded by the coding sequence ATGACAAAAGAAATGCAAACTTTGGCGTTAGTTCCACAAGGTAGTTTGGAAGGGTACATCCGTGCCTCCAATGCTTATCCTATGCTTTCTGCCGAGGAAGAGAAGGAACTGGCAGAAAGGCTGCATTACCAGGGAGATCTGGATGCAGCGAAAAAGCTGATTCTTTCTCACCTGCGCTTCGTTGTTCATATTGCCCGCAGTTATGCCGGTTATGGTCTGCCGCAAGCGGATTTAATTCAGGAAGGTAATATTGGCCTGATGAAAGCGGTTCGTCGTTTTAATCCAGAAGTGGGCGTACGTCTGGTTTCTTTCGCTGTTCACTGGATTAAGGCAGAAATCCATGAATATGTATTGCGTAATTGGCGTATTGTGAAGGTCGCAACAACAAAAGCTCAGCGAAAGCTGTTCTTTAATTTGCGCAAGGCTAAACAGCGTCTGGGGTGGTTCAATCAGGATGAAATTGAACTGGTTGCCAAAGAATTGGGCGTGACCAGCAAAGATGTCCGAGAGATGGAATCCCGCATGTCAGCGCAGGATATGGCATTTGATATGTCTTCTGATGATGACAATCATGATAGCCAGCCAGTGGCTCCGGTGCTGTATTTGCAAGATAAGGCTTCTGACTTTGCCGATGGCATTGAAGAAGATAACTGGGAAACTCACGCTGCGGATAAGCTTTCTGTGGCGATGGAAGGGCTGGACGAACGTAGCCAGGACATCATTCGTTCTCGTTGGTTGGATGATGACAACAAAACTACCTTGCAAGAATTAGCGGATAAGTATGGTGTATCTGCTGAACGTGTTCGGCAGCTAGAAAAAAATGCCATGAAGAAATTGCGACTGGCTATTGAAGCGTAA
- a CDS encoding glycerate kinase, protein MKIVIAPDSFKESLSALQVAQAIERGFKEIYPQADYIKLPMADGGEGTVESLVAATGGKRIVCTVTDPLGQPVEAFFGLLGDGKTAVIEMAAASGLHLVPMKQRNPLITTSYGTGELILAALEQGIHKLILGIGGSATNDGGAGMMQALGATLLDGDSRILPFGGAALTRLEGIDLTNLDPRLRQIEFIVACDVNNPLCGEQGASAVFGPQKGATPEMVKSLDSALRHYGMKIESLMGKSVIDAAGAGAAGGMGASLLGCLGARLQPGIAIVIETLQLEKAIQGADLVITGEGRLDSQTIYGKTPIGVARVAKKFGIPTIALVGGMSRDYHVVHQHGLDAVFSIIPEVCSLADALANGADNLQITARNIAAIWAISH, encoded by the coding sequence ATGAAAATTGTGATTGCCCCTGATTCATTTAAGGAAAGTTTGAGTGCCTTGCAGGTGGCACAGGCAATAGAGCGGGGATTTAAGGAGATTTATCCGCAAGCAGACTATATCAAGTTACCTATGGCGGATGGCGGCGAAGGGACAGTCGAATCACTGGTGGCTGCAACCGGAGGAAAACGTATCGTGTGTACTGTTACTGATCCTTTGGGGCAACCTGTTGAGGCATTTTTTGGTTTGCTTGGCGATGGAAAAACCGCAGTGATTGAAATGGCTGCCGCTTCTGGTTTGCACTTGGTGCCGATGAAGCAGCGTAACCCTCTGATAACGACGAGTTATGGAACGGGAGAATTGATTCTGGCTGCATTGGAACAGGGGATACACAAACTGATTTTAGGCATTGGTGGCAGTGCAACCAATGATGGTGGCGCAGGCATGATGCAGGCACTTGGTGCGACTTTATTGGATGGGGACAGTCGTATTCTGCCATTCGGCGGCGCGGCATTAACTCGGCTGGAAGGGATTGACTTAACGAACCTTGATCCACGTCTCAGGCAAATTGAATTTATCGTGGCTTGTGATGTGAATAACCCATTATGTGGTGAACAGGGAGCATCAGCGGTATTTGGTCCACAAAAAGGCGCGACACCGGAGATGGTGAAATCGTTAGATTCTGCATTGCGTCATTATGGCATGAAAATAGAATCCCTAATGGGAAAAAGCGTGATTGATGCTGCTGGTGCAGGTGCGGCTGGAGGGATGGGCGCATCCTTATTGGGGTGCTTGGGAGCAAGATTACAGCCTGGTATTGCCATTGTTATCGAAACCTTGCAACTGGAAAAAGCGATTCAGGGGGCAGATCTGGTCATTACGGGGGAAGGGCGTCTGGATAGCCAGACCATATACGGTAAAACCCCTATTGGTGTTGCCCGTGTTGCGAAAAAGTTTGGCATTCCCACCATTGCGTTAGTTGGGGGAATGAGCCGAGACTATCATGTTGTGCATCAGCACGGGCTGGATGCGGTCTTTTCCATCATACCGGAGGTTTGTTCCCTTGCTGATGCCCTTGCCAATGGTGCCGATAATTTGCAGATAACGGCCCGGAATATTGCCGCGATTTGGGCTATTTCCCACTAA
- a CDS encoding MFS transporter produces MNRYNSIRHVKVIFYLVCFSALLGSLAQNIYVPVIPTIQALFNASLPLVNLTVSAFTFVLAIMQIVYGPLADNKGRKAILLPALTISVIGSVGCAMASDIYWLIAFRIVQAIGIAAIPVIAATIIGDLYEEQHRAKAISTYQMLLTLTPALGPLLGGYLAELNGYVAIFQFIAVIGGLILISNLLWLPETKPETIPENMPKPSASAKKVFWQFGQILSDRITQSVFCIGFMLSYCYFCFLTFLPIILNHEYDFSPADIGWMYIPISLAMIGGSYSYRLLHHRFSEINGLIVSSLLNLALILLFSITYRFGVPTLIIVTALYGFTLGLSTPTHATLLLKTFVEERATVIGLYNFIRYMGMAIGPMVGSVLLFNNHYEWVFLTGALLFAASIGFTAIMTQRHSKRR; encoded by the coding sequence ATGAATCGATATAACTCAATTCGTCATGTAAAGGTGATTTTCTACCTGGTATGCTTTAGTGCCCTATTAGGATCTCTTGCTCAAAATATCTATGTTCCCGTGATCCCTACCATACAGGCGCTATTCAATGCGTCCCTACCTTTAGTAAACCTGACGGTATCAGCATTCACATTTGTTTTAGCTATTATGCAAATCGTGTATGGTCCACTAGCGGACAATAAAGGCCGTAAAGCTATTTTACTTCCTGCTCTGACTATTTCCGTCATTGGCTCTGTTGGTTGTGCGATGGCTTCCGATATTTATTGGCTGATTGCCTTTCGAATAGTTCAAGCTATTGGGATTGCCGCTATTCCTGTTATTGCAGCGACAATTATTGGTGATCTGTATGAAGAGCAACATCGTGCCAAAGCCATCAGTACTTATCAGATGTTGTTAACGCTGACTCCTGCTTTGGGACCACTGCTCGGTGGCTATTTAGCCGAATTAAACGGATATGTTGCGATTTTCCAATTTATTGCTGTTATCGGTGGGCTAATACTGATCAGCAATTTGCTTTGGTTACCAGAGACTAAACCTGAAACCATACCCGAAAATATGCCAAAACCGTCAGCAAGTGCCAAAAAGGTGTTTTGGCAGTTCGGCCAGATTTTGTCAGATCGCATCACGCAATCCGTTTTCTGTATTGGTTTTATGTTGTCCTATTGTTATTTCTGTTTTTTGACTTTTTTACCCATCATCTTAAACCATGAATATGATTTCAGCCCTGCCGATATCGGTTGGATGTACATTCCCATATCACTGGCAATGATTGGTGGCAGCTATAGCTATCGTTTACTCCATCATCGGTTTTCTGAGATAAATGGCCTGATTGTCAGTAGTTTGCTAAATCTGGCTTTAATCCTGTTGTTTTCCATCACATATCGGTTCGGCGTTCCCACATTGATTATTGTCACCGCTTTATACGGTTTCACTCTAGGGCTATCAACACCTACACATGCCACTTTACTGTTAAAAACCTTTGTGGAAGAACGGGCAACTGTGATTGGGCTTTATAATTTTATTCGATATATGGGAATGGCTATTGGCCCAATGGTTGGCAGTGTCTTGTTATTCAATAACCACTATGAATGGGTATTTTTAACGGGGGCGTTGTTATTTGCTGCATCTATCGGTTTCACTGCCATCATGACTCAACGGCACAGTAAACGGCGATAG
- a CDS encoding MarR family transcriptional regulator, translating to MSNSTVYQREILAAVNHLIQLKDGIKRGHNEETLREYGLSGYSLSELHVIQCIGESVLLNITSISQTLGMTKGAISKICAKLLQRSIVEKLKMVDNQKETYFSLTDEGKQIFFAHEKLHRQIEARWLQILESYSPEELMTIKRFIADISNIVGHSR from the coding sequence ATGAGTAACAGTACAGTTTACCAACGTGAGATCCTTGCCGCCGTTAATCACTTGATACAGCTAAAAGATGGTATTAAGAGAGGGCATAATGAAGAGACACTCCGCGAATATGGGCTCAGTGGCTATTCATTATCTGAACTACATGTGATCCAGTGTATAGGAGAATCGGTATTATTAAATATCACAAGTATCAGCCAGACGCTGGGAATGACTAAGGGGGCTATCTCAAAGATCTGTGCAAAACTTCTTCAGCGCTCTATCGTTGAAAAACTGAAAATGGTAGATAACCAAAAAGAGACCTATTTCAGCCTCACTGACGAAGGGAAACAGATATTTTTTGCGCATGAAAAACTGCATCGGCAAATAGAAGCAAGATGGTTGCAAATATTGGAAAGCTATTCGCCGGAAGAATTGATGACCATTAAGCGATTTATTGCTGACATATCGAATATAGTGGGACACTCTCGATAA
- a CDS encoding helix-turn-helix domain-containing protein — translation MEDANLLVGKRIQIKRKELGITATALANRLGLSQQQLSRYETGVNRINLSHLVVIACIFNTPIQWFFEDCKPVKKEDNVVNKITDQYIPIAETIIGKNGC, via the coding sequence ATGGAAGATGCAAACCTATTAGTCGGAAAACGTATTCAGATCAAAAGGAAAGAGCTAGGTATCACTGCTACAGCATTGGCAAATCGACTCGGCCTCAGTCAACAGCAACTTTCACGTTACGAAACGGGAGTGAATCGAATCAATCTCTCCCATCTCGTTGTTATTGCCTGTATATTTAATACGCCAATTCAGTGGTTTTTCGAAGACTGCAAACCCGTCAAGAAAGAGGACAATGTTGTTAATAAAATTACAGATCAATATATCCCCATTGCCGAGACAATTATAGGCAAGAATGGTTGCTGA